Proteins encoded within one genomic window of Pseudalkalibacillus sp. SCS-8:
- a CDS encoding PhoH family protein, translating to MNKIYILDTNVILHDPASIFKYAGNNVVIPAVVVEEIDSKKRLQDEVGRNAREFGRQYKTLREKYKDRLHEPFPLDHGGTLVIELNHRSFENIKSIFNEDSNDNRILAVAVNIALEQPKRDIVLVSNDILLIAKADALKKSLNTPNFMAQLYENDRLVESSLTIHKGYHELQVSPELINAFHANHELPLSQLTEYLQTDVYPQDFLLMKSNAGTNQSALGRVLKKSNKLVCRPLFKTDDESFVWGLRPKNVEQRMFLELLMDPKVEMVCAIGRAGTGKTLLALAAALHETQDMKHYTKITVARPIVPMGKDIGYLPGEKDEKLRPWMQPIFDNLEQLFNIDPESNKKNDKNGGIPKIEKEIELLNMEIEALTYIRGRSIPNQFIIIDEAQNLTKHEVKTIVSRAGKGTKIVLVGDPDQIDHPYLDSVNNGLTYTIERLKSEEEIGIIRLSRTERSNLAEKAARHL from the coding sequence TTGAACAAGATCTATATCTTGGACACTAATGTTATTTTACATGACCCTGCTTCCATTTTTAAATATGCAGGGAACAATGTCGTCATCCCGGCTGTAGTCGTCGAAGAAATCGATTCGAAAAAAAGGTTGCAGGATGAGGTTGGTCGTAATGCACGTGAATTCGGCCGACAGTATAAGACATTGCGTGAAAAATACAAAGACCGCTTACACGAACCCTTTCCGCTTGACCATGGAGGCACACTCGTCATTGAACTGAACCACCGTAGCTTTGAGAATATCAAGAGCATTTTCAACGAAGATTCGAATGACAACCGTATCCTCGCTGTTGCGGTTAATATTGCCCTCGAACAACCGAAAAGGGACATCGTATTGGTGTCGAATGACATTTTATTGATTGCGAAAGCAGATGCACTGAAAAAATCATTGAACACGCCTAACTTCATGGCACAATTATATGAAAACGATCGACTCGTCGAGAGTTCCCTCACGATTCATAAAGGTTACCACGAGCTTCAGGTTTCCCCTGAATTAATCAATGCATTCCATGCAAACCATGAACTCCCTCTTTCCCAGCTTACCGAATACCTTCAAACCGATGTTTATCCACAGGATTTCTTATTAATGAAAAGTAATGCAGGAACCAACCAGTCAGCATTAGGACGGGTTCTCAAAAAATCGAATAAACTTGTATGCCGACCATTGTTCAAGACCGATGATGAATCATTTGTCTGGGGTCTGCGACCAAAGAATGTGGAACAACGGATGTTTCTAGAACTCCTTATGGATCCGAAAGTGGAGATGGTTTGTGCAATCGGAAGGGCTGGGACTGGAAAGACACTACTCGCCCTGGCAGCTGCCTTACATGAAACACAAGATATGAAGCATTATACGAAAATCACCGTTGCACGCCCTATCGTCCCGATGGGAAAAGATATCGGTTATTTGCCAGGAGAGAAGGATGAAAAGCTTCGTCCATGGATGCAGCCGATTTTTGATAACCTTGAACAACTCTTCAATATCGATCCTGAATCGAATAAGAAAAATGATAAAAATGGCGGTATTCCTAAGATTGAAAAGGAAATTGAGCTCTTGAACATGGAAATCGAAGCGCTCACCTATATTAGAGGGCGGAGTATTCCGAATCAATTCATCATTATCGATGAAGCTCAAAACCTGACAAAGCATGAAGTGAAAACCATTGTGAGCCGAGCAGGTAAAGGAACGAAAATTGTACTCGTCGGTGATCCTGATCAAATCGATCACCCTTACCTCGATTCAGTCAACAACGGCCTCACGTACACGATTGAGCGTTTGAAGTCAGAAGAGGAAATCGGAATCATCCGACTCTCACGTACTGAACGCTCCAATCTCGCGGAAAAAGCTGCGCGTCATTTATAG
- a CDS encoding DUF4183 domain-containing protein: MVDHRKKETHGKKQCTFDMPPASCPLIYPRHHEKNSRHRQSVLKVETYTYFTRAKGTQRVYTNEDELTEYGGDEGIIDPANVSYFNLFVNGILQPHSLYDVEEGCLILNSVDLPPQGAPISLQFIVIS, from the coding sequence ATGGTAGACCATAGGAAAAAGGAAACTCATGGTAAGAAGCAATGTACGTTTGATATGCCTCCCGCCAGCTGTCCCTTGATCTATCCACGTCACCATGAAAAGAATTCACGTCATAGGCAGTCCGTTTTGAAAGTCGAAACGTATACGTATTTTACTCGGGCAAAAGGAACACAACGAGTGTATACCAATGAAGATGAACTGACAGAGTATGGCGGAGACGAAGGGATAATCGATCCCGCAAACGTCTCTTACTTCAACTTGTTCGTTAACGGGATACTCCAGCCCCATTCCTTGTATGATGTTGAAGAAGGGTGTCTTATTCTTAACTCGGTTGACCTCCCACCCCAAGGAGCGCCGATCAGCCTCCAATTCATTGTGATCAGCTAG
- a CDS encoding DUF4183 domain-containing protein, whose product MALQLIKMVVNASINTNLKPNIKRCFHVTNQIVTTEIVIDAADFFQDDGSVVTTLPALDNENSYYNVFINGVMQMGGISTYTPGGTGVGNLTITIPPGGDPILSGTPIVLEIGIFTPESNTTINT is encoded by the coding sequence ATGGCTCTTCAGTTAATAAAAATGGTGGTTAATGCATCAATTAATACGAATTTAAAACCTAACATAAAAAGGTGCTTTCATGTAACGAACCAGATTGTGACTACTGAAATTGTCATTGATGCAGCGGATTTTTTCCAAGATGATGGTTCTGTTGTTACAACGTTACCCGCATTAGATAATGAAAACAGTTATTACAATGTGTTTATAAATGGTGTCATGCAAATGGGCGGAATTTCAACCTATACACCCGGTGGGACGGGGGTAGGCAACTTGACGATCACCATACCACCTGGAGGAGATCCGATTCTTTCAGGAACGCCAATCGTGCTTGAAATCGGTATTTTTACACCAGAATCCAACACCACCATTAACACATGA
- a CDS encoding alpha/beta-type small acid-soluble spore protein has translation MAQNNQQLVVPGAQAAINAMKTEIASEFGVQLGPDTSSRQNGSVGGEITKRLVQQAQAQLGGR, from the coding sequence ATGGCTCAAAACAATCAACAATTAGTCGTACCTGGTGCGCAAGCTGCTATCAATGCGATGAAAACTGAAATTGCTTCAGAATTCGGAGTACAACTTGGACCAGACACTAGTTCTCGCCAAAACGGTTCTGTTGGTGGAGAAATCACTAAGCGTCTAGTGCAGCAAGCTCAAGCACAACTTGGTGGCCGTTAA
- a CDS encoding helix-turn-helix domain-containing protein: MREWLVKARKQKGYTQAQVATQCYIDRSYYAQIEKGARNPSMEVAKKIATALGVSPSTFFHNQYEEPSFLLLLRNSQMVIAYCNLDLEYIWIFNPHSEFESSNILGKRDDEIADNKGTRELMALKQEIIDSGMKMRKKIKFPLTHGESIYDVYGEPILDKQGKTIGVITISLEITKKSQKSTPV; the protein is encoded by the coding sequence ATGAGAGAATGGCTTGTAAAAGCAAGAAAGCAAAAAGGATATACACAAGCACAGGTTGCCACACAATGTTATATTGATCGATCTTATTATGCGCAAATTGAAAAAGGGGCCCGGAACCCAAGTATGGAAGTGGCCAAAAAAATAGCCACAGCTCTAGGCGTAAGTCCTTCCACCTTTTTTCACAATCAATATGAAGAACCATCGTTTCTATTATTATTGAGAAATTCTCAAATGGTCATCGCTTACTGTAATCTTGATTTAGAATACATATGGATCTTCAATCCTCATTCTGAGTTTGAAAGTTCGAATATACTTGGCAAAAGAGATGATGAGATTGCCGATAATAAAGGAACAAGAGAACTGATGGCTCTGAAACAGGAAATCATTGATTCAGGAATGAAGATGAGGAAAAAGATCAAGTTCCCACTTACACATGGAGAAAGTATCTATGATGTTTATGGGGAGCCGATTCTAGATAAGCAAGGTAAGACCATTGGCGTCATCACCATTTCATTGGAAATTACAAAGAAATCGCAAAAGTCTACACCTGTCTAA